A portion of the Pedobacter cryoconitis genome contains these proteins:
- the nuoH gene encoding NADH-quinone oxidoreductase subunit NuoH encodes MDISFVIEKFILVAIIFGISLVIAMYSTYAERKVAAFLQDRLGPDRAGPFGILQPLADGLKMFMKEEIIPTHANKWLFMVGPGLAMLTACIGTAVIPWGSPITTAAGRVIPLQVTDINVGVLYIFGVVSLSVYGVMIGGWASNNKYSLLSAIRAASQNISYEVAMGLSIIALLLVTNTMSLKEIVDMQHGWRWNVLYQPLGFLLFIICAFAETNRAPFDLPECETELIGGYHTEYSSMKLGFYLFAEYINMFVSSAVMATLYFGGYNYPGMDWVLTQVGPVIAPLIGTAVLFAKIFAFIFFFMWVRWTIPRFRYDQLMHLGWKVLIPIAIANVIITGIVIAIVEKF; translated from the coding sequence ATGGATATCTCATTCGTCATAGAAAAATTTATACTGGTTGCTATCATTTTTGGTATAAGTTTAGTTATCGCTATGTATTCTACATATGCGGAAAGAAAAGTTGCTGCTTTTTTGCAGGATAGGCTTGGACCAGACCGTGCAGGGCCTTTCGGGATCTTGCAGCCATTGGCAGACGGACTGAAAATGTTCATGAAGGAAGAAATTATTCCTACGCATGCAAACAAATGGTTGTTTATGGTTGGGCCGGGTTTAGCAATGCTGACCGCCTGCATCGGAACTGCTGTTATCCCATGGGGAAGCCCGATTACTACGGCTGCAGGAAGGGTCATCCCTTTGCAGGTTACTGATATTAACGTAGGTGTTTTATATATTTTCGGGGTAGTTTCTCTAAGTGTATATGGCGTAATGATCGGGGGCTGGGCTTCTAACAATAAATACTCTCTTTTAAGTGCTATTCGTGCGGCTTCGCAAAATATCAGTTATGAGGTTGCCATGGGACTTTCTATTATCGCCTTATTATTGGTGACCAATACAATGAGCCTGAAAGAAATCGTGGATATGCAGCATGGATGGCGCTGGAATGTGCTTTATCAGCCATTAGGCTTCCTGCTATTTATCATTTGTGCATTCGCTGAAACTAACAGGGCACCATTCGATTTACCGGAGTGTGAAACTGAATTAATCGGTGGATACCATACAGAGTATTCTTCGATGAAATTAGGTTTTTATCTTTTTGCGGAATATATCAATATGTTTGTGTCTTCGGCAGTAATGGCTACTTTATACTTCGGTGGTTACAATTATCCGGGTATGGACTGGGTACTGACGCAGGTTGGTCCTGTAATCGCACCATTAATCGGAACGGCTGTATTGTTCGCTAAAATATTTGCATTCATATTTTTCTTTATGTGGGTGAGATGGACAATTCCCCGTTTCCGTTATGATCAGCTGATGCATTTGGGCTGGAAAGTGCTGATCCCGATTGCCATAGCGAACGTAATTATCACAGGTATTGTGATTGCAATAGTAGAAAAGTTTTAA
- a CDS encoding NuoI/complex I 23 kDa subunit family protein, which produces MQPLTSKKKILIQKPLNFAERMYLPALGKGLAITISHFFKKEATIRYPEVQREMSINWRGMHSLKRDEDGKERCTACGLCALSCPAEAITMIAAERKPEEKDLYREEKYAAVYEINMLRCIFCGLCEEACPKEAIYLDGPIVPSDYLRKDFIYGKDKLVEEPLVKK; this is translated from the coding sequence ATGCAACCATTAACCAGTAAAAAGAAAATATTAATACAAAAGCCACTTAATTTTGCGGAGCGGATGTATCTGCCTGCATTAGGAAAGGGACTGGCTATTACGATCAGTCACTTCTTCAAAAAAGAAGCAACGATCAGATATCCTGAAGTTCAGCGCGAAATGTCTATCAACTGGAGAGGGATGCATTCCCTGAAAAGAGATGAGGACGGAAAGGAACGTTGTACTGCTTGTGGATTATGTGCATTATCATGCCCTGCAGAAGCGATCACTATGATTGCTGCTGAACGTAAACCAGAAGAAAAGGACTTGTATAGAGAAGAAAAATATGCGGCTGTATATGAAATCAATATGCTGCGCTGCATTTTCTGTGGTTTATGTGAAGAGGCTTGTCCAAAAGAAGCAATTTACCTGGATGGCCCTATCGTTCCTTCAGATTATTTACGTAAAGACTTTATTTACGGTAAAGATAAGCTGGTAGAAGAGCCTCTTGTAAAGAAATAA
- a CDS encoding NADH-quinone oxidoreductase subunit J, translated as MGTSVFYLVAFLSIFFSLMVIFAKNPVHSVLYLIVTFFTFTVHYILLNAQFLAVVNFIVYMGAIMVLFLFVLMLLNLNKENEPLKSGLVKVVGIVAGCCLVVTLVGSLKATAVSDPLVLQNPNLGLVKNLGKELFGPFMLPFELSSILLLTAMVGAVLLTKKEKV; from the coding sequence ATGGGTACATCAGTATTCTATTTGGTCGCTTTTTTAAGTATTTTCTTTTCACTGATGGTGATTTTCGCAAAGAACCCAGTGCACAGTGTACTTTATCTGATCGTAACGTTTTTTACGTTCACAGTCCATTACATTTTGCTTAATGCGCAGTTTCTGGCAGTGGTAAACTTTATTGTGTACATGGGGGCAATTATGGTACTCTTCCTGTTTGTCCTGATGCTGCTCAATCTCAATAAAGAGAATGAACCGCTAAAGTCTGGTTTAGTAAAGGTTGTAGGTATCGTTGCCGGATGTTGTCTGGTTGTGACACTGGTTGGCTCTTTAAAGGCTACAGCTGTATCTGATCCACTGGTATTGCAGAATCCAAACTTAGGTCTGGTTAAGAACCTGGGTAAAGAATTGTTCGGTCCATTTATGCTGCCTTTCGAGTTGTCTTCAATTCTATTGCTTACAGCTATGGTGGGTGCCGTATTATTAACTAAAAAAGAAAAAGTATAG
- the nuoK gene encoding NADH-quinone oxidoreductase subunit NuoK codes for MNNLTQTLQGVPLNHYIWLSAIIFTIGVIGVLTRRNAIVIFMSVELMLNAVNLLLTAFSVHSNDPSGQVFVFFIMALAAAEVAVGLSIIVMVYRNTQSTDINVLNRLKW; via the coding sequence GTGAATAATCTTACTCAAACCTTACAGGGTGTACCGCTTAATCATTATATATGGTTAAGTGCTATCATTTTCACCATCGGTGTAATAGGCGTACTGACCCGCAGAAATGCTATCGTAATTTTTATGTCGGTAGAATTGATGCTGAATGCTGTTAATTTATTACTTACTGCTTTCTCTGTACATAGCAACGATCCTTCGGGACAGGTGTTTGTGTTTTTCATCATGGCTTTGGCAGCGGCCGAAGTAGCAGTGGGCTTAAGTATTATTGTAATGGTTTACAGAAATACGCAGTCTACAGATATTAATGTATTGAATCGCCTTAAGTGGTAA
- the nuoL gene encoding NADH-quinone oxidoreductase subunit L: MINLVWLVPLIPLLGFIINGLGRNTLSKNLIGFIGSSVIFISFVISIGIFLALGNDAVKSHEVFLFDWISAGSLKIPVSFLVDPLSSIMLLIITGIGFLIHVYSIGYMHDDEGFGKFFSYLNLFIFFMLLLVLGSNYIVMFIGWEGVGLCSYLLIGFWFTNSSYATAAKKAFVMNRIGDLGFLIAVFLIFTTFGSVEFSKIFPLAGNMLPGNSTIALIALLLFVGACGKSAQIPLFTWLPDAMAGPTPVSALIHAATMVTAGIYMIARSNVLFDLAPVVQHLIAIIGLATAVMGALVALTQTDIKKVLAYSTVSQLGYMFLGLGVGAYNGSFFHVITHAFFKALLFLCAGSVIHAMHHEQDMRHMGGLRKKLPVTFLTMLIGTIAISGLPPFSGFFSKDEILSHVYEYNKVMWAIGVFTAFLTAFYMFRMLFLTFFGKYRGTHHAEEKIHESPKSMTIPLIVLAVLSAIGGAIGIPESLGGSHWLSHWLEPVIQHHGEAPDHATEYILMAVSVVGVLISIAFAYSKYVKQNHVPVADEGQRSALAKLSYHKFYVDEIYDTLIRKPLDAISVFFYKVFDKKIIDGIVNGLGWSTSEASKGVRLLQSGNVGFYIFMMVVGIISLLLYTYLSL, encoded by the coding sequence ATGATAAATTTAGTTTGGCTGGTTCCGTTAATTCCTCTTTTAGGCTTTATCATCAACGGTCTTGGGAGAAATACATTATCCAAAAACCTGATCGGTTTTATTGGGAGTAGCGTGATATTCATATCTTTTGTGATTAGTATCGGCATCTTTTTAGCTTTAGGCAATGATGCTGTGAAATCGCATGAGGTTTTCTTGTTTGACTGGATCAGTGCCGGTTCATTAAAAATTCCGGTTTCCTTCCTGGTAGATCCATTGAGTTCAATCATGTTGCTGATCATCACCGGAATCGGTTTCCTGATTCATGTCTACTCTATCGGGTATATGCATGATGATGAAGGGTTTGGTAAATTCTTCAGCTATTTAAACTTGTTTATCTTTTTCATGTTGTTGCTGGTTCTCGGATCAAACTATATCGTGATGTTTATCGGTTGGGAGGGTGTTGGTTTATGCTCTTACTTACTGATCGGCTTCTGGTTTACCAACAGCAGTTACGCAACAGCAGCAAAGAAAGCCTTCGTGATGAACCGTATTGGTGATTTAGGCTTCTTAATCGCGGTATTCCTGATCTTCACTACATTTGGTAGTGTAGAGTTCTCTAAAATATTCCCGCTGGCAGGCAATATGCTGCCTGGCAATTCTACCATTGCATTAATTGCTTTGTTATTATTTGTAGGTGCTTGTGGTAAATCTGCACAGATTCCATTGTTTACCTGGTTACCAGATGCGATGGCTGGCCCAACGCCTGTTTCTGCCCTGATTCACGCGGCAACAATGGTAACCGCTGGTATCTATATGATTGCACGTTCCAATGTCTTGTTTGATCTCGCTCCGGTAGTTCAGCATTTAATTGCAATTATTGGTCTGGCTACAGCCGTTATGGGTGCATTGGTTGCCCTGACGCAAACAGATATTAAAAAAGTACTGGCTTATTCTACGGTATCTCAATTGGGGTATATGTTCTTAGGGCTAGGTGTTGGTGCTTACAACGGTTCTTTCTTCCACGTGATTACACATGCTTTCTTTAAAGCATTATTGTTCTTATGTGCAGGATCGGTGATCCACGCGATGCACCATGAGCAGGATATGAGACATATGGGTGGTTTACGTAAAAAACTTCCGGTAACTTTCTTAACCATGCTGATTGGTACGATAGCGATTTCAGGTTTACCTCCGTTCTCAGGTTTCTTCTCGAAAGACGAGATTCTTTCTCATGTATATGAGTATAACAAAGTAATGTGGGCAATCGGGGTATTCACTGCCTTTTTAACTGCATTCTATATGTTCAGAATGTTGTTCCTTACCTTTTTCGGTAAATACAGAGGCACACACCATGCGGAAGAAAAAATTCATGAGTCGCCAAAAAGCATGACTATTCCGTTAATCGTTCTTGCCGTGCTTTCAGCTATCGGTGGTGCAATTGGTATTCCTGAGTCATTAGGTGGTTCACATTGGTTATCACATTGGCTTGAGCCGGTTATCCAGCATCATGGAGAAGCGCCGGATCATGCTACTGAATATATTTTAATGGCTGTTTCGGTTGTAGGTGTATTGATTTCTATCGCATTTGCTTATAGCAAATACGTGAAACAAAACCATGTTCCTGTTGCAGACGAAGGACAACGTTCTGCATTGGCTAAACTATCTTATCATAAGTTTTATGTAGATGAGATTTATGATACTTTAATCAGAAAACCTCTGGATGCTATTTCAGTATTCTTTTATAAGGTATTTGATAAAAAGATTATTGACGGTATTGTCAATGGTTTAGGATGGAGCACATCGGAAGCGAGTAAAGGGGTAAGATTACTGCAATCTGGTAATGTTGGATTCTATATTTTTATGATGGTCGTTGGAATCATCTCGTTGTTATTGTATACTTATTTATCTCTATAA
- a CDS encoding complex I subunit 4 family protein codes for MEQLLILLIFLPVIGALVTAFTGNAAKHVALVFAVASLALTAVVAGQFIPDASTQFVVNLPWIQDLGIHFHAGIDGISLITVLLTNVLVPIIILASYQHNYKSPAGFFALILFMQAGLLVVFTAMDAFLFYIGWEAALIPIYFICAIWGGKDRIKVNMKFFVYTIAGSLFMLLGIIYLYLQNPAHNFDIQAFYQLHLDPVQQGWIFWSFFIAFAIKMPIFPFHTWQPDTYTEAPAAGTMLLSGIMLKMGIYGVIRWLLPIVPAGVQEWGNTAIILSIIGIVYASLIAFKQKDAKRLIAYSSIAHVGLISAGIFALNTQGMQGAMIQMLSHGVNVIGLFFVLDIIFSRVKTNTIAELGGIAKSAPKLAIAFLIIVLGTVALPGTNGFIGEFLLLIGIYQYNIWAVVFAGLTVIFGAVYMFRLYQNIMLGKTNELTVGFADIKGTEQIVLVIICALIIVLGVYPKPILHLSEASVQQLLEQVNQKLTSVK; via the coding sequence ATGGAACAACTTTTAATACTTCTAATATTTCTGCCAGTAATTGGTGCACTGGTTACAGCATTTACCGGCAATGCCGCTAAACATGTAGCCCTGGTTTTCGCTGTTGCTTCATTGGCATTAACAGCTGTTGTTGCCGGACAGTTTATCCCGGACGCAAGCACTCAATTTGTCGTAAACTTACCCTGGATCCAGGATCTTGGAATTCATTTCCATGCAGGTATCGACGGGATCAGCTTAATCACGGTATTGCTGACCAATGTGCTGGTACCAATTATCATATTGGCAAGTTATCAGCATAACTATAAATCGCCGGCTGGCTTCTTTGCTTTAATCTTATTTATGCAGGCAGGTTTACTGGTTGTATTTACAGCAATGGATGCGTTCTTATTCTATATTGGCTGGGAAGCTGCATTAATTCCAATCTATTTTATCTGTGCAATCTGGGGAGGTAAAGACCGCATTAAAGTAAACATGAAATTCTTTGTGTACACTATTGCTGGTTCTTTATTTATGTTATTAGGGATCATTTACCTGTACTTACAGAATCCTGCACATAACTTTGATATACAAGCATTTTATCAGCTTCATTTAGATCCTGTTCAGCAGGGTTGGATATTCTGGTCATTCTTTATTGCTTTTGCGATTAAAATGCCAATTTTCCCTTTTCATACCTGGCAGCCGGATACTTATACTGAGGCACCAGCAGCAGGTACGATGTTACTTTCGGGTATCATGCTGAAAATGGGTATTTATGGTGTAATCAGATGGTTACTGCCAATTGTACCAGCAGGAGTACAGGAATGGGGTAACACCGCAATCATCCTGTCTATTATCGGAATCGTCTATGCTTCTTTAATTGCTTTCAAACAAAAAGATGCGAAAAGACTAATCGCTTATTCATCTATTGCCCACGTAGGGTTAATCTCTGCAGGTATCTTTGCTTTAAATACGCAGGGTATGCAAGGCGCAATGATCCAGATGTTAAGCCACGGTGTAAATGTGATCGGGTTATTCTTTGTGCTGGACATTATTTTCTCCAGGGTAAAAACAAATACAATTGCTGAGCTGGGTGGTATTGCGAAATCAGCACCAAAACTGGCAATTGCATTCCTGATCATTGTATTGGGAACAGTAGCTTTACCAGGGACCAACGGTTTCATCGGGGAGTTTCTATTGCTGATCGGTATTTACCAGTACAATATCTGGGCTGTCGTATTTGCAGGTTTAACGGTTATTTTTGGTGCGGTATATATGTTCCGCCTGTACCAGAATATTATGTTAGGTAAAACCAATGAGCTTACTGTTGGATTTGCAGACATTAAAGGAACTGAACAAATTGTATTGGTTATAATTTGTGCGTTGATTATCGTATTAGGTGTTTATCCTAAACCAATTCTGCATTTATCAGAAGCTTCGGTACAACAATTATTAGAACAGGTAAATCAAAAATTAACATCGGTAAAATAA
- a CDS encoding NADH-quinone oxidoreductase subunit N gives MNIIITIVVTALAVLYAGLFKAKKALLPLTLVGLLISLAFAVTAWNSNTVYYGMMEMDNFAIAFSSLTILGTIFIFLLTQNYFAKDSENVAEYYTLILFALSGIVIMVSYTNMSMLFIGIEIMSVALYILAGIRKSNFASNEASLKYFLMGAFSTGFLLFGITLVYGATGSFSLHAINQYLIGNYQAVSPLFYPGVILIMVGLCFKIGAAPFHFWTPDVYEGAPSLITAFMSTVVKTAGFAAFLRLFAGTFAPLHDFWMPPLMAIVCITLFIGNITALFQKNFKRMLAYSSISHAGYLLFSLVTLTANSANNVMVYAAAYTFASIIAFAVLILVKQKTGHDNFESFNGLGKRNPLVALALTIAMLSLAGIPLTAGFIGKYLMFLNVMNEYQVYLVAFAILNALVGFYYYLRVIVAMYFKEGSEVVLETPVQYKVVLILSVIITIFLGVYPTIILNLI, from the coding sequence ATGAATATCATTATAACAATTGTTGTTACAGCTTTAGCGGTGCTTTATGCAGGTTTATTCAAAGCGAAGAAAGCTTTGTTACCACTAACTCTTGTGGGGTTATTGATCTCTCTGGCCTTTGCAGTTACAGCCTGGAATTCTAATACGGTGTATTATGGAATGATGGAGATGGACAATTTTGCCATCGCTTTTTCTTCTCTTACTATTTTAGGGACGATTTTCATCTTTTTACTGACGCAGAATTACTTTGCGAAGGATAGTGAAAACGTGGCAGAATATTATACTTTGATCTTATTCGCCCTTTCGGGTATCGTGATCATGGTATCTTATACCAATATGTCCATGTTATTTATTGGAATAGAAATTATGTCGGTGGCTTTATATATCCTTGCGGGTATACGGAAGAGCAATTTTGCTTCCAATGAGGCTTCTTTAAAATACTTCCTGATGGGCGCCTTTTCTACAGGTTTCCTTTTATTCGGGATCACTTTAGTTTATGGTGCTACGGGTTCATTCAGCCTGCATGCAATCAATCAGTACCTGATCGGAAACTACCAGGCCGTATCTCCATTGTTTTATCCTGGGGTAATCCTGATCATGGTAGGTCTGTGTTTCAAAATCGGTGCTGCACCTTTCCATTTCTGGACTCCGGATGTATATGAAGGCGCACCTTCTCTGATTACTGCTTTCATGTCTACTGTAGTGAAAACTGCTGGTTTTGCAGCCTTCCTGCGTCTTTTCGCTGGTACTTTCGCTCCGCTTCATGATTTCTGGATGCCACCTTTGATGGCTATTGTATGTATTACCTTGTTTATTGGTAACATTACTGCCCTTTTCCAAAAGAACTTCAAAAGGATGCTTGCTTATTCAAGTATCTCTCATGCTGGTTACCTGTTATTCTCTTTAGTTACATTGACTGCCAATTCGGCAAACAATGTAATGGTTTATGCAGCAGCCTATACTTTTGCCAGTATTATTGCTTTCGCCGTATTAATTTTAGTGAAACAGAAAACAGGCCATGATAATTTTGAGAGTTTTAACGGATTGGGAAAACGTAATCCTTTAGTAGCGCTGGCATTGACAATTGCGATGCTTTCTCTTGCAGGGATACCACTTACTGCTGGTTTTATAGGAAAATACCTGATGTTTTTAAATGTCATGAATGAATACCAGGTCTACCTGGTTGCATTTGCGATTTTAAATGCGCTTGTAGGCTTTTACTATTACTTAAGGGTAATTGTCGCCATGTACTTTAAAGAAGGCTCTGAAGTCGTTTTAGAAACGCCGGTTCAATACAAAGTGGTTTTAATTTTATCTGTAATCATCACGATATTCTTAGGAGTTTATCCAACTATAATATTAAATCTGATATAG
- a CDS encoding DedA family protein has product MHDFWTSVHHFIDPEKLLKEGGFYVLIFVIFAETGLFFGFFLPGDYLLFLAGMFVATGKLDVNIYVLIFGLIASAVSGNFTGYWFGKKTGPVLYDRKDTFLFKKRYLKAAEAYYHKQGAFALIMGRFVPIVRTFAPIIAGVVRLDFKKFALYNICGAFLWITSLTLLGYFLGKKFEKEINAYLLYIIVGFMVITTIPLLYTFLKKRVHTNEENK; this is encoded by the coding sequence ATGCACGATTTCTGGACCTCCGTACATCACTTTATTGATCCTGAGAAATTACTTAAAGAAGGTGGCTTTTACGTCCTGATATTCGTAATTTTTGCTGAGACAGGATTATTTTTTGGATTTTTTTTACCTGGGGATTACTTACTGTTTCTTGCCGGGATGTTCGTGGCGACGGGTAAACTTGACGTAAATATTTACGTACTTATCTTTGGCCTGATTGCATCGGCGGTTTCAGGTAATTTTACCGGTTATTGGTTTGGAAAGAAAACAGGGCCGGTTTTATATGATCGTAAAGATACTTTCCTCTTCAAAAAACGCTATCTTAAAGCTGCTGAAGCTTACTATCACAAACAAGGTGCTTTTGCTTTAATTATGGGACGGTTTGTTCCCATTGTCAGGACTTTTGCACCAATTATTGCCGGGGTTGTCAGACTGGATTTTAAGAAGTTCGCACTATATAATATTTGTGGTGCTTTTTTATGGATAACATCTTTAACTTTGCTGGGCTATTTTCTTGGCAAGAAATTTGAAAAGGAAATCAACGCTTACCTGCTTTATATTATTGTAGGTTTTATGGTTATAACTACTATCCCGCTCCTCTATACTTTTTTGAAGAAGCGGGTACATACAAACGAAGAGAATAAATAA
- a CDS encoding inorganic diphosphatase, translating into MQIDTKHPWHSVSPGANLPESVNAIIEIPKGSKAKYEIDKDSHLIKLDRVLFSSVMYPANYGFIPQTYCDDNDPLDILVLCSVDVYPLSIVEAKVIGVMHMVDNGEQDDKIIAVAKNDMSVNYINDISELPPHQMKEIVRFFQDYKALEEKNVTIEKLMGVTYAYKVIEESIELYNSTFRNNS; encoded by the coding sequence ATGCAAATAGACACAAAACATCCCTGGCACAGTGTTTCTCCAGGTGCTAATTTACCAGAATCGGTAAATGCTATTATTGAAATTCCTAAAGGATCAAAAGCTAAATACGAAATAGATAAAGACTCTCATTTGATTAAATTGGATCGTGTCCTGTTTTCTTCTGTCATGTATCCTGCAAACTATGGTTTCATTCCTCAGACTTACTGTGATGACAATGATCCATTAGATATTCTTGTTTTATGTTCTGTGGATGTTTACCCTTTATCTATTGTTGAGGCAAAAGTTATTGGTGTAATGCACATGGTGGATAATGGTGAGCAGGATGATAAAATCATCGCTGTTGCAAAAAATGATATGTCAGTAAACTATATCAATGACATTTCTGAATTGCCACCACACCAGATGAAAGAAATCGTAAGATTCTTCCAGGATTATAAAGCTTTAGAAGAAAAGAACGTAACTATCGAAAAGTTGATGGGCGTTACTTATGCTTATAAAGTTATTGAAGAAAGTATAGAACTTTATAATAGTACATTTAGAAACAACTCTTAA
- a CDS encoding hemolysin family protein translates to MGFQIFLTFFLVVLNGFFVAAEFAIVKVRASQIEIKAKSGNRVANIAKYITQHLDGYLAATQLGITLASLGLGWVGESVMEHLLHNLLTSLNQSPEFIDSFSKTASPIIAFSFITIMHIVFGELAPKSIAIQRPVATTLFISVPLQIFYVVFRPFIWLLNGFANIILKVFGISTVGGHEAVHSTEELYYLLDQGRESGALDNNEHELIRNVFDFNERVVKNIMVPRTKISGIELSTPKEEVITLIIAEGYSRMPVYDDIIDKIIGIIHAKDVLPLLAGNKEWSLKDIIRKPYFVPETKKINDLLSELQQKRIQIAIVIDEFGGTAGMVTLEDIVEEIVGEIQDEYDEEKPTVEKISDTEFVINAYATVYDVNEHLPHDLPEDLDFDTVGGLVSHAFGKIPDVGDSEECYGYLFTILKKTEQNIETIKLELVISNNDLVDNH, encoded by the coding sequence ATGGGCTTTCAAATATTCTTAACCTTTTTCTTAGTCGTCTTAAACGGCTTTTTCGTTGCAGCTGAGTTTGCAATCGTTAAAGTCAGAGCGTCGCAAATAGAAATTAAGGCTAAATCTGGTAATAGAGTAGCTAATATTGCTAAATATATTACACAACATCTTGATGGATACCTGGCTGCAACGCAGCTGGGTATTACATTGGCATCACTGGGATTAGGCTGGGTTGGAGAATCAGTAATGGAACATCTGTTACACAATCTATTAACTTCATTAAACCAGTCCCCTGAATTCATCGATTCCTTCTCGAAAACTGCTTCTCCAATTATTGCATTCAGTTTTATTACGATTATGCACATCGTATTCGGAGAGCTTGCACCAAAATCAATTGCTATTCAGCGCCCCGTAGCGACTACACTTTTTATCTCTGTTCCGTTACAGATTTTCTATGTAGTTTTCAGACCGTTTATCTGGTTACTGAATGGGTTCGCTAATATTATCCTGAAAGTTTTTGGTATTTCGACAGTTGGTGGTCACGAGGCGGTACACAGTACAGAAGAACTATATTACCTGTTAGATCAGGGAAGAGAGAGTGGCGCGCTGGATAACAACGAGCATGAACTCATCCGCAACGTTTTTGATTTCAATGAACGTGTGGTTAAAAATATTATGGTACCCAGAACCAAGATTTCAGGTATCGAACTGTCTACGCCAAAAGAAGAAGTGATTACATTGATTATCGCTGAAGGATATTCAAGGATGCCGGTATATGATGACATTATTGATAAGATCATCGGTATCATACATGCTAAGGACGTTTTGCCTTTACTGGCTGGAAATAAAGAGTGGTCATTAAAAGATATTATCAGAAAGCCTTATTTCGTTCCGGAAACGAAAAAGATCAATGATCTGTTAAGTGAGCTTCAGCAGAAACGTATTCAGATTGCTATTGTTATCGATGAATTTGGTGGTACAGCTGGTATGGTGACACTGGAAGATATTGTGGAAGAAATTGTAGGGGAAATTCAGGATGAGTATGATGAAGAGAAGCCTACCGTAGAAAAGATTTCTGATACAGAGTTTGTCATCAATGCTTATGCAACGGTTTACGATGTGAATGAACACCTTCCGCATGATCTTCCTGAAGATCTGGATTTTGATACCGTTGGTGGTTTAGTCTCTCATGCTTTTGGAAAAATCCCTGATGTAGGGGATAGCGAAGAATGCTACGGATATTTATTTACCATTCTGAAAAAGACAGAGCAAAACATTGAAACGATCAAGCTTGAATTGGTGATCAGTAACAATGACCTGGTAGATAACCACTAA
- a CDS encoding 16S rRNA (uracil(1498)-N(3))-methyltransferase, with translation MHVFYTPDITADSYILNEEESRHCMKVLRLVIGDVVHLIDGKGGLYEAEIIAESKRNVTLRVLKTTREYQKRNHGLHIAVAPTKNIDRLEWFLEKATEIGIDTITPLICERSERKIVKEERLNKVITSAVKQSLQAYHPVLNDAVGFKEFISKNTADYKMIAHCVDGEPRGFISQVSKPGQNYLILIGPEGDFTPNEIQLALQNDFKPLTLGNTRLRTETAALAACFEVNYLNR, from the coding sequence ATGCACGTTTTTTATACGCCGGATATTACCGCTGATTCCTATATTTTAAATGAGGAAGAAAGCAGGCACTGTATGAAAGTCTTGCGTCTGGTAATCGGTGACGTTGTACACCTGATTGATGGTAAAGGCGGGCTGTATGAAGCAGAGATCATCGCTGAATCTAAAAGAAATGTAACCTTGCGTGTGTTGAAGACCACCAGGGAATATCAAAAGAGAAACCACGGCCTTCATATTGCCGTGGCCCCTACAAAAAATATAGACAGGCTGGAATGGTTCCTGGAGAAGGCGACGGAGATTGGGATTGATACCATTACCCCACTGATCTGTGAGCGTTCGGAGCGTAAGATTGTTAAAGAAGAGCGCTTGAATAAAGTGATCACTTCGGCAGTTAAGCAATCGCTGCAGGCTTACCATCCGGTATTAAACGATGCTGTTGGTTTTAAGGAGTTTATCAGTAAAAATACCGCCGACTATAAAATGATTGCACATTGTGTAGACGGAGAACCACGTGGCTTTATCAGCCAGGTTTCCAAACCAGGTCAGAATTATCTGATCCTGATCGGGCCGGAAGGAGATTTCACTCCAAATGAAATTCAGTTGGCTTTGCAAAATGACTTTAAACCATTAACTTTAGGTAATACACGTCTCAGGACAGAAACTGCTGCTTTGGCTGCATGTTTTGAAGTGAATTACTTAAATAGATGA